GCGATCGAGTATCCCATGCAACGCATCGGCACTTTGGGCTTAAATGTTTCTTTCTAACCAGCTTTTACAATGACAAAATATATCAAAATATCCATGCTTGCGGCGGCGCTGTTGATGAATGGCTGTAACGACGAATTCCTCGAACGCAAACCGCTCGACCGCGTCACCAACGAAACTTTCTGGAACACGGAAAATGATCTGCGCGTGTACAACAACGGCCTGTACGACCTCGCCCGCAACGACGATAATGTGCCCATTATGATGGGGCATTACCAGGGTTTCGAAAGCAACTGGGGCAGTATCTGGTTCCAGGACGAATTTGCCGACAATATGGCGCCCAAGCACGCGCGTCACGTTTTGTTTCAGCGAATCAGATCGGGAAAACATACTGTTCCGGCGGGTGCGCAGGAGTTTGGCTATAAAGGATGGAACTTCGTCCGCGCAATCAATATCGGCCTGGCCAATTATAATAAAGCTATCGTCGCCGACAATATCAAAGACCGTTACATCGCCGAGGCGAGGCTTTTCCGCGGCTGGTTCTATTCGGATAAAGTATCCAAGTTTGGCGACGCTCCCTGGGTTGAAAAAGAGTTAAACACAACGTCGGAAGAGCTTTTTGCCGCCAGGATGCCGCGTGAGCAGGTGATGGACAAAGTTCTGGAAGACCTCAATTTTGCATCTGCCAAACTGCCTGACAGCTGGAATGACGGCAATGCGCCGGGCCGCCTCAACCGCTGGTGCGCGTTGTTGGTCAAATCGCGCGTTTGTTTGTTTGAAGGAACCTGGCGGAAATACCACGGCGGTACCGATCCCGAAAAATGGCTGACCGCCGCTGCTGAGGCCGCAAAGGAACTAATGGACAAGGGTCCCTACTCGCTGCACGTGACCGGCGACACGACTTCGGACTACAATGCCTACCACCGCATTCTGAACCTGGCAGGCAACAAAGAAGTGATGTACTGGCGCAAATATCAGCTCGGCGTATATACTAACCACGTTCAGTCGTATTTTGAATATACCGGAGGCGCGAGCAAAAGTATGGTAGAAGATTACCTCTGCACGGATGGTTTGCCCATTACTTTGTCCAAACTCTACAAAGGCGACGACAAGATCGAGGATGTATTTGAAAACCGCGACCCTCGCCTGCGCCAGACGGTTTTGCACCCTGCCGACGCTGCAAAGTACAAGTATCACCTGGGCGACGGCCGCACTTATCCGCGTATTGTAGGCATGGCGGGCGGCTATACAACCGAAACCGGCTACCACATTATCAAGCATTATAATGCAGATGATATGATCGGAAAAGCATTCGATACCGCTGAGTCTCCGGCGATTACACTGCGTTTCGGCGAAGCACTGCTGAATTATGCCGAGGCCAAAGCAGAGCTGAACACACTGACACAAGGCGACCTGGATATAACCATCAACAAGCTGCGCGACAGGGTGGGTATGCCTCATATGGTGCTTGGTAAAATTCCTGTGGACCCGCGCTATACCGGCGACGGCGTGTCCCCGCTGATCTCGGAAATCCGCCGCGAACGTCGTGTTGAGCTGTTTATGGAAGGTTTCAGATACAACGATATCAAGCGCTGGAAACAAGGTAAAAAGCTGCTCATTCCAACAATGGGAATGCGCTGGGACGCAGCTGCGCAGGCCAGATATCCGGGAGCGGTGATCAAAACGGCAGTAGATCCGGTGTCGCAAAAGACTTATATCGACGTTTACCAGGGCACCGACTGGGCTACGCCTGTTTTCGATGAAGCCAAGCATTATCTGTGGCCAATTCCTTTGAACTCCCTGGCACAAAACCCGGCAATCAAGCAGAATCCCGGCTGGCAGTAAATTTTTGCTGTTAGCTGTTAGCTTTTAGCTTTTAGCTTTTGGAGGAAGGGAGGATGGAGGAAAGGAGGATGGAGGATGGTTCCTTTTTCCTCCCTTCCCCCCCCTTTCTCCTTCATCCTTCCTCCCTTCCTCCTTCCTCCCTTTTCCCTTTTCCCTTTTCCCTTTTCCCCCTAAACCAAACCCCTATGAAAAAACCAATTCTTTTACTCCCCCTATTTCTTCTTGCCTTAACGTTACAAGCCCAAATTACTCCACGCAATCTCCTCGCCAAAGCCTACCCACTCGATGCAGTTACGCAAATGCTGGTGGCGAAGGATCAGTGGAAACCTTATCCTGCTACGCCCGACGCCTGGAAGCAGGCTGTGCCGGATACTACTTTGAGCCGGGTTGTAAAGGATGCCGAAAAGCTGATTGATTTCAAATTTGAGCCGATCCCCGCTTCGGTTTCGCTGGATTTTGTGCGTTCTGGCGATCGGTTGCGGCATTCGGGGATATCTTTCGGAAAAAGGAATGTGCTGATGAAGCTGATTCTCGCTGAGAGTATCGAAGGAAAAGACCGTTTTACCGAAACCATTTTGAATGGGGTATGGTCGATTTGCGAGGAGAGTTTTTGGGGTGTTCCAGCGCATATCAATGACACCGGTTTGCCCGATCCCGATAATCCTGTGGTCGATTTGTTCGCGGCGGAAACGGGCGCGTTGCTGGGTTTGGCGGATTATTTTATAGGTCAGAAATTTGACAAAATCAATCCACAGATCCGTAAAAGGATCTATTTTGAAACAAACCGGCGCTTTTTTGTACCCATGCTTACAAAAGGTGATACTTACAAATACATGAGCAAAACCAGCCAGGTCAACAACTGGAATCCCTGGATCATGTCCAACTGGATTGCCGCGACGTTGCTGCTCGAACCGGACGAAAAGCGCCGGTCTGAAATGCTTCGGGGATCTATGCTCGGCCTCGACCGCTATATCAATAGTCTGGGCGCCGACGGCGGTTGCGATGAAGGCCCTAGCTACTGGTTTGCAGCTGGCGCCAGCGTGTATGATTGTCTTGAATTGCTGGCAGGTGCTACCAATTCGAAAATTGATATTTACCAGGAGGATATCATCAAAAAGATGGCCTCTTACGTCTACAAAACACATATCGACGGCCACTATTTCGTCAATTTCGCTGACGCCGACCCCAAACTCCGGCCCGACGGGTTGCTGCTGTACAGGCTGGGAAAGGCGGTAAAAGATGAGAAACTGGTTGAAATGGGGAAATGGGCATTCCAGAATTTCACTGCTGTGTCGACTTCCCCAGAAGGTTTTCACCGGCCAAGAAGAATCGAAAACCTCCTGACCATCAATCAGATCGACGGCGGAAAAATTTCGCTAACCCCTGTACAGGAGGCCTGGATAGGCGATATTCAGGTACTGACCGCCCGCGCCGGCGACGGACTTTTCCTGGCTACCCATGGCGGCCACAATGCGGAAAGCCATAACCATAATGACGTTGGTGATTTTATTATTTACGTAAAAGGCCAGCCTATGATCGTGGATGCGGGCAGAGGGAATTATACGGCCCGCACGTTTTCCAACAAGCGTTATGAGCTCTGGTTCACGCAATCTGAATACCATAATCTCCCGATCGTGAATGGTATTGGTCAGAAAGCAGGCCGGAAATTTGAGGCGACGGCTGTTAAAAGTAATGTCAACGGAAAAGAAGCAAGTCTGCAAATGGACATTGCCGCAGCCTACCCGCCGGAAGCGGGGATCACATCGTGGAAACGGCTGGTAGCTCTTAACCGGACCAAAAATCAGGTGGAGATCACGGAAGATTATGTGCTTAAATCGGAGCCAAAGTCCATTCAGGAAATATTTATGACGGTGTGCGATGTGGATTCTTCTGAACCCGGAAAAGTAAAGTTAAAAGGTGCCGGGAATACCAGCCTGACTCTATCCTACGATCCGAAAATGTGGTCAGTATCAACTGAAAAACCTTCTACGGACGGCATGGAATATGAGAGTTTCAAAACCAAATGGGACAACAGGCCTGTCACCCGTATTGTACTGGACAGCAAGCAGTTGAAGCAAAATGGAAAACACCGCCTTGTATTTGATACCAAAGAGTAGCAACGCGCCATGCTCAGGCTTTTCAGTGAATCATTAAACTTAAAGCATTCGTTCAGATGAAAAAAATAGGATCAACCCTGCTGCTCGCGGCCCTCTCCTTTACGTCAAATGCCCAGCAGGCGGCGAACCGGCCCACGATGGTAGCAGGGTTTCCTGTTAATTATTCCGAAGATTCAGCAGGCAACTACACGCTCCCCGACCTCCTGAAATGCACCGACGGACAAGCCGTAACCAGCGCGAAGATCTGGACACAAAAGCGGCGGCCTGAATTGGTAAAGATGGTGGAGGAAATCCAATTCGGAAAAATGCCTCCGGCCCCCAAAGACCTGAAATTCAATGCTTTTGACAAAGGAACGCCTGCATTGAACGGTAAGGCAATTCGTAAACAGGTTACGGTGTATCTGACGAAAGACACCTCAGACCACAAAATGAATCTCCTGATTTACCTGCCTGCGGCTTCCAAAAAGCCGGTTCCGATGCTTTTGAATATCTCTTTTGCCGCATATAACCAAATCATTGACGACCAGGGATTGCTGGTTGGAAATATCTGGAAGGACGGAAAAAAGATAAAGGCGGATAAGCCGAGTGTCTTTGGAAAAATGGACGTCGAGCAATTTATGGACGCAGGAATCGGCTTTGCCACCGTGTATTACGGAGATATTGAACCGGATTTTAAAGACGGAATCAACTACGGGATCCGGAAGGAGTATTTAAAACCGGGACAGACACAAACCGCTGATAACGAATGGGGTGCAATCGCAGCCTGGTCGTGGGGACTGAGCCGTGCGCTGGATTATTTTGAAACCGAAAAGCAGATCGATGCAAAACGCGTCGCATTGCAGGGAGCGTCGCGGCTCGGAAAGACCGTGCTTTGGGCGGGCATTCGTGACGAAAGGTTCAAGGTAGTGGTGGCCAGTATCTCGGGTGAAGGCGGGGCTGCACTGAGCCGCAGAAATTACGGAGAAACGATCCGTCACATCAGCGACCCTTCGAGGTACCTCTACCAATTTGCCCCCAATTATCACACCTTCGCAGAAAGGGTGAACGAAATGCCTTTCGATGCCCACGCCCTGGTAGCATTAATGGCACCGAGGCCCCTCCTGCTGCAAACGGGCAGTACTGATTATTGGTCAGACCCGAAAGGCGAATACCTTTCCGCTGTCGCGGCGGCACCGGTTTATCAACTTTTCAACAAAAAAGGTCCGCAAACGCCCCAAATGCCCGCTGCCGGGGATACCTCGCTGCTGTTGAACGAGCTGGGTTATTACATGCACGAAGGCGGCCACGGTGTACTGCCGGAGGACTGGAAGCATATTGTGAGCTATTTGAAGAAGTATTTGTGAGGCGGCCGGGGTCGTTTCAGACCGCCATTTACGCAAAAGCACCCCGATAATGTCGTAACCACCACCGGTGCAACAGATTCAATCTCATGATATTTGTAAAAATAAAAGAGCAAATCATGAGCGCACAGAAACTGACATTCAAAACTACCCTGTTGCTGGCAAAGAAAACGGCGACCGGCATTCAGGTACCTGACGAGATCGTCGAAAAACTTGGCTCGGGCAAGCGCCCCCCGGTTAACGTGACGATCAACGATTACACTTATCCGAGTACGATTGCTGTAATGGGCGGGATGTTTATGCTACCGGTTAGTGCCGAAGTTCGCCAGAATGCAAAAGTCCAGGCCGGAGAAACGATCGAAGTGACGTTACAACTCGATATGCAACCACGCGAAGTTACCTTACCCCACGATTTTCAAAAAGCATTGCACAGTAACCAGATGGCCAGGACATTCTTTGAAACACTTTCCAATAGCAACAAAAAGCGCTTCGTAATTCCGATCGAACAAGCCAAAACCGACGAGACGAGGAACAAGCGCATTGAAAAGGCAATTTCCGACCTGGAACAGGAGAAAAAAGTGTAGCCAGGTTACTTTACTGCTTTTTTAGCATAAACCTGATCGATCTCCGCGCCCGCATCGCCCTGCTGCTTCATCCATTTGTATAGCTCGCTCCGTAAATCCTCGATTTTCTTCTGATAAGCAGGATCACCGGCGAGATTATTGAGCTCAAAAGGATCTTTTTCCAAATCGAAAAATTCGACCGGCGGGCGGTTTTCGAAGCGGTCTGTCAGCTTTTTTGCAGCTGGGTTAGTTTCTGATTCTGCCACCCACGAGAACCAGACCGTATTGCGGTCCTGCCGCTCGCGGTTCATCATGAATTTATTATAGTATGGTTTATCCGCTGTCAGATTCAGGATTAGCTTGTAACGTTTATCGCGGATGCTGCGGATCGGATAAGGGTCTCCTTCGGGAATATTGTTATGAATTCCGTACGCATATTTTCTCTCGCCGGTACTTTTACCTAAAAGAACCGGCAAAATGCTTTTTCCATCCAAACCGTCGACCGCCTTTCCTCCCGCAAGGGCAATGAGGGTCGGGGTAATATCTTCGTACTGCGCAATTGCAGCTGTTTCCGTTGCGGGTTTCACTTTCCCGGGCCATTTCACGATCATCGAGCTTTTTTGCCCGGCATCGTACAGATTCCATTTTGCTCCGGGAAACTGTGCGCCCTGCTCGCCCAGAAAGATCAGCACGGTATTCTTTTCCTGACCCGTTTCTTTAAGTAAGCCGGAAATCTCCCCCACCTGATCGTCCAGCCGCCTGATCTCGGCAAGGTATTTTACGTACTGTCTCCGCGTTACCGGCGTATCGACCCAGTCTTTCGGCAGGATCACATTTTCCGCTTTGAACTCAGTTGTATCCCCAACCGTCCACGGCGTATGCGGGTTAATGCTCATGACAAACAGGCAATAGGGTTTTTCAGAACCAGTCATGTATTTTTTCACATCGCTTAGCTGATATGCATCAGTTGGTGCGACACAGTTAGGTTCAAAACCTTCGATAATATCAAATGGAAATACGCTTTTGGGCTTGGTAACGTGGTCCTTGCCGGTCAACCCGACGCGGTATCCCAGGTCTGCAAGGTAATGTCCGACGCTTTTCAGATGATCATAAACCGGCTTATGATTCTGAAAAGAACCATGTTTAACCGGGTAAAGTCCTGTAAAAAGCGAAGCGCGCGTGGGCACGCACATCGCTTCCGAAGCGATCATATTGGAGAATTTTAATCCTTCCTTTGCCAATGCATCAATATGGACCGTTTTCAGATTCCGGCCTCCATAGCAGCTCAACTGCCGGCTGTCGAGGTCATCGGCCATGATGATCATGATATTGGGTTTGGTGGTTTGGGCATGGGTGACGAACGCAGCCGGCAGAAGCAATAAACCCAGGTATCCTGCAATGATCGATTTTCTCATAGTTTGCAAATTACTCTTATCGTAAGCCGCAAAATAAGAAGTTCCTGAACTAAATCTACCTTCTGACTAAGAATCAAAACTAGGGTGCTACATAGTTTCCTTTTGCATTTTCCCAATACTCCTCCGTATTCGTAAGTGTCAATTCCGGCCTGATCATTCCCGGCGCGAAGGAGAATACTTCTGCTCCTCTTCTGATTTTATCAGGGAAATCAGGATTTGCGATGGCAGCGCGGCCGATAGATACAAAGTCGGCGTGACCGGTTGACAGTAATTTTTCGGAGAGGTTCTGATCATGCATACCGCCATTTGCGATTACCGGTACGCCTGTGAGCTGCCTGGCGATGGAATTGGATGAACTTCCGTCGGGATATTGACATTCCCGTGCCCATTTGCCCCCTTCCGCGGCAATATGAATATAGTCGGGATGGATTTTGGCAACTTCACTGAATACCGCGCGAGCTGTTTCTGCACCGCCTTCCCAGCGGTAAGCAAGATCATTGACCTTCCCCTCCGAGAACCGGATGCCTACAATGAAATCCGGCCGTACTATTTTCCTGATTTCCGTAAAAATCTCAGCAAGCAGCCGCAGGCGGTTCGAGACACTTCCACCGTAAGTATCTGTGCGCTTATTGGTATAAGGTGTGATAAACTGATCGAACAAATACCCGTTCGCCGCGTGAAGCTCTACGCCGTCAAAACCAGCTTCCTGCGCCAGCAATGCGGCTTTCACGAAACCTCTCTTGATTTTTTCCATGTCATTGACCCCCATTTCCCGTGGCAATGGATAAGGTTTTTCGTTCGTTTCAGGCTCCGGCGTATCCAGCGGCAGGATCGCCGACGGCGCGATCGTGTTTTCAAGAGACCGCGACAATGCGCCCGCATGCATTAACTGGGTTATAAACAAGACATCGGCGCGTTTCACTTCCTGTACAATTTCCTTCCAACCTGCCAGCTGCGTGGCGGTTACCAAACCAGGCTGATTCGGGTTGGCCTGACTATAAAGATCGTCTGTATAAATACCTTCGGTGACGATCATTCCAAAACCACCGCGCGCAAACGATGCATAATAATCGCGCATTTGTAACGTGGGGACGCCGGTTGAATCGGCGCTGGTGCGGGTCATCGGGGCGACGACAAAACGATTGGAAAGCCTTTTGTTTTGAATATAATAGGCTTTAAATAAAGGTGATTGCTGCGTGTTCATTGGATCTGTATTTTTTTATACAAATTTCAATGCGCACGGGCGTTGACGGGGAATAACTAATTTAAGAAAGGCCGTTAAACTAGTTTAACTTTTCTGCTGGCCGGTGAGCGGCAATTTTCGGATCTTACTTAAAAAAACGGGCGTAATGCCCAGATAGGAAGCAATGTGCTTTTGCGGAAGCCGCTGTTCTATTCCTGGATATTTATACAAAAGTGCCTCATAACGTTCAGCCCCGGATAGCATGATTGCATTCAGTATCCGCTCATCCTGCGCAAGACAGGCATTTTCATTCATAATCCGCCAAAACCGCTCGAAAACCGGAACCTGCCGGTAGAGTGTTTCAATAGCAGCTTTGTCCAGCTGTAACACCGTCGTTGGTTCCACGGCGACAATATTCCTGGTTGCCGGAACTTCTCTCAAAAAACTCGCCGAATCGGAAATCCACCAATCTTCCATCGCGAAATGCAGCGTGAAATCATTGCCTTTCGAATCGACATAAAATGACCGCAAAAATCCCTTTGTTACGAAAGACTCAAACCGACAGACCTCGCCCTGCTGCACCAGGTATTGCCGGGACAATAGATGGCGGATCTTCACCAGCGATCGCACATATTCCTGCTCCTCCGCAGTGAGTGGAATGCGTTTCAAAAAATGATCAATAACAGGTTGAATATCTTTGTTCTGCATTTGATAGTCGCTTTAATCCATACTAAGCGCCCTCTTCATAAACCCACCCAGGAAACTGGCGACGAATGTAAGGATTAATGAACCGTACAGACTGAAATTTTCCAATTCGGTTTCGCTGCTTGTTTCCGGCAATTCGGTGAAAAGAAAATACCCGCCCAGTACAAGCATACATTGCACCAATGCCAGAAACCAGCCTTTTCTGGGCTCCGCAAACCCGATCGCGATAGCGGCGCAAACCGCAACCAGGTAAGGAAGGTGCACACTCTCGGCCCGCTTTACCACGACCGTAAGTAAAACGCCTGTAAAAACGACCATGACGAGACTGGCGATGAGCTTTTTGTCCACAAATGGCGCCTGAATAGGTTCCGGGGTATTTTGCTGATTCGCTGATTTGTCTGAAATCAACCTTTCTTCCACCAGATCCGCCTGCGCCTCGGCCTCCATCTGCAAAGCCACATAAGCCTGCGACCGCCAGTGGTAAGGTTTGGGCGAAGTTCCCTGCGCTTTTGAGACTGATTTAGTGAAATGCAAAAGTGCAGTTTTAGGATCGCCGTCTTCCAGAAATAACCGGCCCAATTCCAGATGCGCCTCGTACACATCGTCGTCGAGACTGACGGCGGTTTGCACAGCCTCATATGCCTCCTTCCTGTTTTTTAAGCCTTTTTGAGCAAGTCCGCGGTACAAGTGCGCAATGCTCGAGCGCCGGTTTTTCACAACCTGATCATTGCAATACCGGAATGCTCCTTCGAAATTTTGATCGCGGTACATTTCAATCCCGGCAGCAAATTCGCTCTCCTCTCTTTCAGATTTTGAGCGGAGGTCGGCGTAGTTGCGCAGGTAATAGATATAACCGAAAAAGGTAATAACAACGAGAACTTCAAGCATTGTGCGGTCGACTAGTTCATTTCTACGCAATATAGTAACGGATCAAAAAAAAGCGGCTGCCTCCGCTAACAGAGACAGCCGCTAATATATCTTCTCAAAAAATCAGTATCCCGGATTTTGTGGTGCCAGGTTGGGATTGATCTGCAGCTCAGTCCGCGGGATCGGCATCAGATAATCGCGCTGTGCATTGAAGGTTGGGTGTGGTTCGAGGGAATTAGGCCCTTTAAAAACGACATCACCCAGTTTTCTGCGCTGGATATCGTACCAGCGCTTGTATTCGAAAGCCAGTTCCAGGCGTCTTTCTTCCATGATCAAATCAATGAAAGCCTGCTTTGTCAACCCCGCAGTCACATTAGCCGGGAAGGCCGACGCGGTTCCCGCCCAGTTTCTGGCGCGCGCCCGGATCTCGTTCACATAACCGATTGCCTCCGCCGTCGGCCCGTTCACTTCCGCCGACGCTTCTGCTGCCACGAGCAAAACTTCTGCGTAGCGCATGGCCGCATAGTTATGGTCGGAGTAGCGGCCTTCTGCATTCGAATTTCCCGCAAAACGTGCATACTTGGCAATATGCGGCCTTTTTGTATTCGGAAATTCCGTGTATGGTGCCAGTTTGCCGCCGATCAGGAGCGAATCGTCGAAACTTACATGCTTCCGGTAATCGCGTGCATCCCAGGTGTCGAACACTTTTTGCGAAGGTACGATCACGCTCCACCCGCTTCTGGGCGCATCGCCCCCGCGGACACCCGTCATTGGCGGCATAATGTCATCATTGGCACCGCCAGCTCCCGATTGCAGACCGAGAAAATCGATCGCAAATATATGTTCCTTCATATTATTGGCCTGCGGGGCACGGAAAAGCGTCTGAAAATCCGCTTCCAGTCCGTAGCCAAATTTGTCCTTATTATCAATCACCCATTTGGCTTCCGTGTAAGCTTTTGCGTAATCCTGCAAAGTCAGGTGAACGGTAGAAAGATACGCGGCGGCCGTCCCTTTCGTCGGGCGGCTCCTTACGTCGGCGGGCTGCTTTTCGGGCAACCATTGTTTGGCAAACTCAAAATCCGCAATAATTCCAGTGTAAACCGTCGCCGCGGGTGTTCTCGTCAGCTGCTTTACCGATTCAGGATTATTGATAAAGAAATCAATATAGGGCACATCCCCAAAAACCCGTACGAGGTGGAAATAGGCAAATGCGCGTACAAACCTCGCCTCTGCAATAAGCGGATTAATTTCCGCTTCGGCCAGGCCCAGCTGCTCTGCACCGGCAATCGCCGCATTGGACGCGCTGATCACCTGGTACCAGTATGGCCAGAACTGATTGACCATGTTATTGTTGTCGTCCATATTGAAGTCGTTGACCTGCTGCCGCTCCGCCGGCGTACCCCGGTCACCGATATCGCTCATATCGTCACGCAGCATCAGCGCCGACACGAACTGGCGACCGTACAACCGCTCAGAGGCGATCCATCCATAAGCCCCGAATACAGCCGTTTCTACGTCTTTGGCACTTTTAAACATGGCCTCGGGAGCTAGCAAACCAATTGGCTTCTCATTCAGGTCGGCGCAGCTCAGCAGCATGGCCGGCAACAAAAAAAGGAAGCATCTCCTGATATATATTTTCATTGTAATTTCTGATTAATAGGGTTTTAGACTAAAATCCGATATTTAAACCGACGGTGTAAGATTTGGCGTTTGGATAACTTGCGTAATCCAGCCCAAGGTTGCGGTTACCGTCCGTATCCCCTTCCGAAGAGTAATTCACTTCCGGATCATAACCTTTGTATTTGGTGAATGTCAGGATATTCTGGGCGCTCACGTAAACCCGCAGCTTTGTCAGACGAACCTTCTCCAATACCGGACGGGGCAGATTGTAGCCCAGCGCCAGGTTTTTCAACCTCACAAAACTTCCGTCATACACCCAGCGGGTAGAAACCCTTCTGGTACGGCCGGTCATCGCTTTCGGGATATTCGTATTGGTATTGGTTGGCGTCCAGCGGTTTAATGCATCGGTCGTCGCATTATTGATCCCCGACAGCAAATTCAGTTCCATAAGCGTATAACTCAGGAGGTCATTGCCTTGCGAAGCCTGGAAGAATGCATTCAGGTCAAAACCCTTGTAGCTGAAATCGTTATTAAGCCCCCAGGTAAATTTCGGGTGCGGATTTCCGATGATAGTCCGGTCGTCGCTGTTGAGCTGGCCGTCGGGCTCGCCGGTCAATTTTCCGTTTGCATCTTTTTTACCATTGATGTCCCTGAATTTCTCTCCGCCCGCAGCCACTTCGAAACCGCCGCCCGGGATGAAATTGTCATTTTGCTGATAAACGCCGTCATACAACCAGCCGTAGAAACTTCCTACCGGCTCGCCCTCGCGCAATATCTGTGTCTGACCAAGCCCTACCATATGTCCTGGCGCCGAGTTGTAAAAAATGTCGGTACCGTTCGGCAGTTTCAGCACTTTGTTCCGGTTCATTGAGAAATTAAGGTCCGTGCTCCATTTGAAATTTCCGTTCAGGTTGCGCGAGTTCAGCGTTACTTCAAAACCTTTGTTCTCAACAGTACCGATATTCTGTAGCTGGTCTGTGTAACCGGAATACTGAGGCAGCGGAACACTGAACAACAGATCGTTGGTCACGCGGCGATAGTAGTCGAGCACGAGGTTTAGCCGGTTGTTGAATAAACTGATATCGGTACCTACGTCAAACTGCGTGGTCGTTTCCCAGGTCAGGTCGTCGTTGGCAACGGTAGTCGGGCGAACTGCATTCACGGCCACGCCATTGATTACCGTATACACATTCGAGAACCGCGCCATGGTCTGGTAAGGCCCGATCGCCTGGTTACCCGTTAACCCATAGCTGGCACGCCATTTCCACTGACTGATCGCCCGCACGTTTTCCATAAAAGGCTCGCTCGACATTTTCCAGGCAAATGCACCCGAAGGGAACATGGCCCACTTATGGTTTTTGCTAAAATTGGATGAGCCGTCGCGGCGGATATTGGCTGTAAACAGGTAACGATCCGAAAGCGAATAGGTAACCCGGCCATAGAGCGAAGCAAGCTGCCACTCGGTCAGACCGGAAGTAGGACTTTGCCAAACCGAAGAGCCGCCCAGGTTCCAGAACGAAACCGCATCGGTAATAAACGATTGCCCTACACCCTCCCAAAATTCACTTGATGAAGTCTGGTAAGAATAGCCCGCCATCACCGACAGATCATGCTTTGTTCCGATTTTTTTGTTGTAAACCAGGTAGTTCTCGTTCAGGAGCAAAGTACTTTTTGTCCCTCTCACCGAAGCCCTGCCGCCGATATTCCGACCGTCGTTCAACGTGCTGGGCAGGTAATTGCCAGCGCGGCCGCTGTTGGTTGTGGCGCCAAGCGTTACCCTCAGTTTCAGATCGTCGAGAATGTTGTATTCCGCAAAAAGGTTACCCTGGATCCGGTCATTCAACGACTGGTTTTCGAGCTGTGTCGCGATTGCATACGGGTTATCGATCGGGTCATTCAATCTCGCCACTGTAAAACGTCCGTTCGCGTCGCGGATCGGCTGGTCGGGCTCGAACTTGAATGCAGCAGCCACTACGCCGGGGGTTAGTCCCGAAGAGCCTTCCTGCGTTTTGGACTGATCGCGGGACACCCGCTGCGCAAACATATTCAATCCGAATTTGAGTCTTTTCGACGCCTGGATATCGATGTTGCTCGTCACCGAAAACCGGTTGTATCCCGAGTTAATAATGATCCCTTT
This Dyadobacter sp. UC 10 DNA region includes the following protein-coding sequences:
- a CDS encoding RagB/SusD family nutrient uptake outer membrane protein, producing the protein MTKYIKISMLAAALLMNGCNDEFLERKPLDRVTNETFWNTENDLRVYNNGLYDLARNDDNVPIMMGHYQGFESNWGSIWFQDEFADNMAPKHARHVLFQRIRSGKHTVPAGAQEFGYKGWNFVRAINIGLANYNKAIVADNIKDRYIAEARLFRGWFYSDKVSKFGDAPWVEKELNTTSEELFAARMPREQVMDKVLEDLNFASAKLPDSWNDGNAPGRLNRWCALLVKSRVCLFEGTWRKYHGGTDPEKWLTAAAEAAKELMDKGPYSLHVTGDTTSDYNAYHRILNLAGNKEVMYWRKYQLGVYTNHVQSYFEYTGGASKSMVEDYLCTDGLPITLSKLYKGDDKIEDVFENRDPRLRQTVLHPADAAKYKYHLGDGRTYPRIVGMAGGYTTETGYHIIKHYNADDMIGKAFDTAESPAITLRFGEALLNYAEAKAELNTLTQGDLDITINKLRDRVGMPHMVLGKIPVDPRYTGDGVSPLISEIRRERRVELFMEGFRYNDIKRWKQGKKLLIPTMGMRWDAAAQARYPGAVIKTAVDPVSQKTYIDVYQGTDWATPVFDEAKHYLWPIPLNSLAQNPAIKQNPGWQ
- a CDS encoding heparinase II/III domain-containing protein, which encodes MKKPILLLPLFLLALTLQAQITPRNLLAKAYPLDAVTQMLVAKDQWKPYPATPDAWKQAVPDTTLSRVVKDAEKLIDFKFEPIPASVSLDFVRSGDRLRHSGISFGKRNVLMKLILAESIEGKDRFTETILNGVWSICEESFWGVPAHINDTGLPDPDNPVVDLFAAETGALLGLADYFIGQKFDKINPQIRKRIYFETNRRFFVPMLTKGDTYKYMSKTSQVNNWNPWIMSNWIAATLLLEPDEKRRSEMLRGSMLGLDRYINSLGADGGCDEGPSYWFAAGASVYDCLELLAGATNSKIDIYQEDIIKKMASYVYKTHIDGHYFVNFADADPKLRPDGLLLYRLGKAVKDEKLVEMGKWAFQNFTAVSTSPEGFHRPRRIENLLTINQIDGGKISLTPVQEAWIGDIQVLTARAGDGLFLATHGGHNAESHNHNDVGDFIIYVKGQPMIVDAGRGNYTARTFSNKRYELWFTQSEYHNLPIVNGIGQKAGRKFEATAVKSNVNGKEASLQMDIAAAYPPEAGITSWKRLVALNRTKNQVEITEDYVLKSEPKSIQEIFMTVCDVDSSEPGKVKLKGAGNTSLTLSYDPKMWSVSTEKPSTDGMEYESFKTKWDNRPVTRIVLDSKQLKQNGKHRLVFDTKE
- a CDS encoding alpha/beta hydrolase family protein, with the translated sequence MKKIGSTLLLAALSFTSNAQQAANRPTMVAGFPVNYSEDSAGNYTLPDLLKCTDGQAVTSAKIWTQKRRPELVKMVEEIQFGKMPPAPKDLKFNAFDKGTPALNGKAIRKQVTVYLTKDTSDHKMNLLIYLPAASKKPVPMLLNISFAAYNQIIDDQGLLVGNIWKDGKKIKADKPSVFGKMDVEQFMDAGIGFATVYYGDIEPDFKDGINYGIRKEYLKPGQTQTADNEWGAIAAWSWGLSRALDYFETEKQIDAKRVALQGASRLGKTVLWAGIRDERFKVVVASISGEGGAALSRRNYGETIRHISDPSRYLYQFAPNYHTFAERVNEMPFDAHALVALMAPRPLLLQTGSTDYWSDPKGEYLSAVAAAPVYQLFNKKGPQTPQMPAAGDTSLLLNELGYYMHEGGHGVLPEDWKHIVSYLKKYL
- a CDS encoding YdeI/OmpD-associated family protein, with amino-acid sequence MSAQKLTFKTTLLLAKKTATGIQVPDEIVEKLGSGKRPPVNVTINDYTYPSTIAVMGGMFMLPVSAEVRQNAKVQAGETIEVTLQLDMQPREVTLPHDFQKALHSNQMARTFFETLSNSNKKRFVIPIEQAKTDETRNKRIEKAISDLEQEKKV